The following are encoded together in the Labrus mixtus chromosome 2, fLabMix1.1, whole genome shotgun sequence genome:
- the socs7 gene encoding suppressor of cytokine signaling 7 isoform X1, with protein sequence MNNAQDMSPDFVLMRLVSAAEDDRLDAENGNLPPGGVVAGLGKEVLAHSGVKAGLDISRDSTAGLEHPSTHLNKAQPSGEGTAALDTRGTESRDPLSATPPPQSPMEAQGFDFAPSPGLRPQLLVFSNIMRNGEGILELDRLNQSRDALGLEQSAGTVCSGPTVNNNTLSPRDVQQNLLDRTWGAHSPVSLTGDMQGAAELCRRHRLITTPPDWPLLSERSNPLTVMESKWGCAARDREGAVFELARRFGELGVGAVPKMLFKAGELPQCSCQGAHRPGAGGQPGDDPTETSDALLVLEGLGSGDVAGMGMDECPEAETDDDNGRREFLLNRKREIVQKMSGTFSISSFQAELRRQVEVMAPVAVEGAQVCSLHGNSSSHLSQVSSGDAEVVSQDSAMSPAPTPAQSTPGANTPTLSQASTPRRRPERCASAPRTPTGRASCGDKTLKVPGKSKKGLKIRLSKLFRTKSCSGSNHLLDKRPSVTYSVSSAGSLMDMASSTGAEKDADSHSQPRLTRAHSAFSPASLSASLSAFTGETVSLVDVDISRRGANTPHPPTPPPPPRRSLSLLDDIAGPQPGPFLVSVMGASLQSLPLPLPPPPPPSHATIQHSLSLNDAFLRALPHSSSTTADAPPPSRQAPPPMLCALRRSEASNFTASLRELEKCGWYWGPMNWEDAEMKLKGKPDGSFLVRDSSDPRYILSLSFRSQGVTHHTRMEHYRGTFSLWCHPKFEDRCHSVVEFIERAIMHSKNGKFLYFLRSRVPGLPPTPVQLLYPVSRFSNVKSLQHLCRFCIRQIVRIDHIQELPLPRPLISYLSKFYYYDPEEEMYLSIKTIRRVMGADREAESQT encoded by the exons ATGAACAACGCGCAAGATATGTCGCCCGATTTCGTGTTGATGCGCCTGGTTTCCGCGGCCGAGGATGACCGCTTGGACGCAGAAAACGGGAATCTGCCGCCGGGTGGAGTGGTGGCAGGGTTGGGGAAGGAGGTCCTGGCTCACAGTGGCGTCAAAGCGGGGTTGGATATAAGCCGAGATTCGACGGCGGGCCTCGAGCATCCTAGCACCCACCTGAACAAAGCCCAGCCGAGCGGGGAGGGCACGGCTGCACTTGACACAAGAGGGACGGAAAGCCGAGACCCTCTGTCCGCGACTCCTCCGCCGCAGAGCCCCATGGAGGCCCAGGGCTTTGACTTCGCCCCGAGCCCCGGCCTACGGCCTCAGCTGCTCGTCTTCTCTAACATAATGCGGAACGGAGAGGGGATTTTAGAATTAGATCGTCTGAACCAGAGCAGGGATGCGCTGGGTTTGGAGCAGAGCGCGGGGACCGTCTGCTCCGGCCCGACCGTCAACAACAACACCCTGAGTCCCAGAGACGTCCAGCAGAACCTGCTGGACCGGACATGGGGGGCTCATTCACCAGTGTCTCTAACCGGGGACATGCAGGGAGCAGCGGAGCTGTGCCGACGGCATCGACTCATCACTACCCCGCCCGACTGGCCCTTGTTGTCGGAGAGGTCCAACCCTCTCACCGTGATGGAATCTAAGTGGGGATGCGCGGCCAGGGACCGAGAGGGAGCCGTGTTCGAGCTGGCACGGCGATTCGGGGAACTGGGGGTCGGTGCGGTCCCAAAGATGCTGTTCAAAGCAGGCGAACTCCCGCAGTGCTCGTGTCAGGGGGCACACAGGCCTGGAGCAGGGGGGCAGCCCGGGGATGACCCCACAGAGACCAGCGACGCTCTGTTGGTCCTGGAGGGGCTGGGGAGCGGGGATGTTGCCGGCATGGGCATGGACGAGTGTCCGGAGGCAGAGACAGACGATGACAACGGACGCAGGGAGTTTTTACTAAACAGGAAACGGGAAATAGTTCAGAAAATGTCCGGGACTTTCTCCATCAGCAGCTTCCAGGCGGAGCTGAGGCGGCAGGTGGAGGTGATGGCCCCGGTGGCGGTAGAAGGCGCGCAGGTGTGCAGCCTCCACGGGAACTCATCCAGCCATCTGTCACAGGTAAGTTCCGGGGATGCTGAGGTCGTCAGCCAGGACTCAGCCATGTCACCCGCACCCACACCGGCCCAGAGCACACCTGGGGCAAACACGCCGACGCTGAGCCAAGCGTCGACGCCCAGGAGGCGGCCGGAGCGGTGCGCCAGCGCGCCACGGACTCCCACAGGCAGAGCCTCCTGTGGGGATAAAACTCTTAAAGTTCCAGGAAAGTCCAAAAAGGGTTTAAAGATTCGCTTGAGTAAACTGTTCCGAACTAAAAGCTGCAGCGGCTCCAATCACCTGCTGGACAAGAGGCCCTCAGTGACTTACTCGGTGTCGTCTGCCGGGAGTCTTATGGACATGGCGAGCAGCACGGGAGCTGAGAAGGatgcagacag CCACAGCCAGCCCAGACTGACCAGGGCCCACAGTGCCTTCTCCCCTGcatccctctctgcctccctttCTGCTTTCACGG GTGAGACTGTTTCCCTGGTGGATGTGGATATTTCACGGAGAGGTGCAAACACGCCACACCCTCCCacgcctccccctcctccacgcCGAAGTCTCAGTTTGTTAG aTGACATAGCCGGGCCTCAGCCTGGGCCTTTCCTAGTGAGTGTTATGGGTGCCTCCCTGCAGTCCCTTCCCctgcctctccctcctcctcctcctccctcccacgCCACCATCCAACACAGTCTCAGCCTCAATG ACGCCTTCCTTCGGGCCCTCCCACATTCAAGCTCAACAACCGCTGATGCTCCACCCCCTTCCAGACAAGCCCCACCCCCTATGCTGTGTGCACTGAGGCGGTCTGAAGCAAGCAACTTTACGGCcagtctgagagagctggagaaG TGTGGCTGGTACTGGGGTCCAATGAACTGGGAGGACGCAGAGATGAAGCTGAAGGGGAAACCAGATGGATCGTTCCTGGTCAGAGACAGTTCAGACCCCAGATATATCCTGAGCCTCAGCTTCAGGTCACAGGGAGTAACACACCACACACGCATGGAGCATTACAGAG GGACGTTCAGCTTGTGGTGTCACCCGAAGTTTGAGGACCGCTGCCACTCGGTGGTGGAGTTCATCGAGCGAGCCATCATGCACTCCAAGAACGGCAAATTCCTTTACTTCCTCCGCTCCCGAGTCCCAG GGCTTCCTCCCACCCCGGTTCAGCTGCTCTATCCTGTATCTCGCTTCAGTAATGTGAAGTCTCTACAGCATCTCTGTCGATTCTGCATCCGACAAATAGTCCGCATCGACCACATCCAGGAGCTTCCACTGCCCAG ACCACTTATATCCTACCTGAGTAAGTTTTATTACTACGACCCCGAGGAGGAGATGTACTTGTCAATCAAGACCATCAGGAGGGTGATGGGAGCAGATCGTGAGGCAGAGTCACAGACGTAG
- the socs7 gene encoding suppressor of cytokine signaling 7 isoform X2 — protein MNNAQDMSPDFVLMRLVSAAEDDRLDAENGNLPPGGVVAGLGKEVLAHSGVKAGLDISRDSTAGLEHPSTHLNKAQPSGEGTAALDTRGTESRDPLSATPPPQSPMEAQGFDFAPSPGLRPQLLVFSNIMRNGEGILELDRLNQSRDALGLEQSAGTVCSGPTVNNNTLSPRDVQQNLLDRTWGAHSPVSLTGDMQGAAELCRRHRLITTPPDWPLLSERSNPLTVMESKWGCAARDREGAVFELARRFGELGVGAVPKMLFKAGELPQCSCQGAHRPGAGGQPGDDPTETSDALLVLEGLGSGDVAGMGMDECPEAETDDDNGRREFLLNRKREIVQKMSGTFSISSFQAELRRQVEVMAPVAVEGAQVCSLHGNSSSHLSQVSSGDAEVVSQDSAMSPAPTPAQSTPGANTPTLSQASTPRRRPERCASAPRTPTGRASCGDKTLKVPGKSKKGLKIRLSKLFRTKSCSGSNHLLDKRPSVTYSVSSAGSLMDMASSTGAEKDADSHSQPRLTRAHSAFSPASLSASLSAFTGETVSLVDVDISRRGANTPHPPTPPPPPRRSLSLLDAFLRALPHSSSTTADAPPPSRQAPPPMLCALRRSEASNFTASLRELEKCGWYWGPMNWEDAEMKLKGKPDGSFLVRDSSDPRYILSLSFRSQGVTHHTRMEHYRGTFSLWCHPKFEDRCHSVVEFIERAIMHSKNGKFLYFLRSRVPGLPPTPVQLLYPVSRFSNVKSLQHLCRFCIRQIVRIDHIQELPLPRPLISYLSKFYYYDPEEEMYLSIKTIRRVMGADREAESQT, from the exons ATGAACAACGCGCAAGATATGTCGCCCGATTTCGTGTTGATGCGCCTGGTTTCCGCGGCCGAGGATGACCGCTTGGACGCAGAAAACGGGAATCTGCCGCCGGGTGGAGTGGTGGCAGGGTTGGGGAAGGAGGTCCTGGCTCACAGTGGCGTCAAAGCGGGGTTGGATATAAGCCGAGATTCGACGGCGGGCCTCGAGCATCCTAGCACCCACCTGAACAAAGCCCAGCCGAGCGGGGAGGGCACGGCTGCACTTGACACAAGAGGGACGGAAAGCCGAGACCCTCTGTCCGCGACTCCTCCGCCGCAGAGCCCCATGGAGGCCCAGGGCTTTGACTTCGCCCCGAGCCCCGGCCTACGGCCTCAGCTGCTCGTCTTCTCTAACATAATGCGGAACGGAGAGGGGATTTTAGAATTAGATCGTCTGAACCAGAGCAGGGATGCGCTGGGTTTGGAGCAGAGCGCGGGGACCGTCTGCTCCGGCCCGACCGTCAACAACAACACCCTGAGTCCCAGAGACGTCCAGCAGAACCTGCTGGACCGGACATGGGGGGCTCATTCACCAGTGTCTCTAACCGGGGACATGCAGGGAGCAGCGGAGCTGTGCCGACGGCATCGACTCATCACTACCCCGCCCGACTGGCCCTTGTTGTCGGAGAGGTCCAACCCTCTCACCGTGATGGAATCTAAGTGGGGATGCGCGGCCAGGGACCGAGAGGGAGCCGTGTTCGAGCTGGCACGGCGATTCGGGGAACTGGGGGTCGGTGCGGTCCCAAAGATGCTGTTCAAAGCAGGCGAACTCCCGCAGTGCTCGTGTCAGGGGGCACACAGGCCTGGAGCAGGGGGGCAGCCCGGGGATGACCCCACAGAGACCAGCGACGCTCTGTTGGTCCTGGAGGGGCTGGGGAGCGGGGATGTTGCCGGCATGGGCATGGACGAGTGTCCGGAGGCAGAGACAGACGATGACAACGGACGCAGGGAGTTTTTACTAAACAGGAAACGGGAAATAGTTCAGAAAATGTCCGGGACTTTCTCCATCAGCAGCTTCCAGGCGGAGCTGAGGCGGCAGGTGGAGGTGATGGCCCCGGTGGCGGTAGAAGGCGCGCAGGTGTGCAGCCTCCACGGGAACTCATCCAGCCATCTGTCACAGGTAAGTTCCGGGGATGCTGAGGTCGTCAGCCAGGACTCAGCCATGTCACCCGCACCCACACCGGCCCAGAGCACACCTGGGGCAAACACGCCGACGCTGAGCCAAGCGTCGACGCCCAGGAGGCGGCCGGAGCGGTGCGCCAGCGCGCCACGGACTCCCACAGGCAGAGCCTCCTGTGGGGATAAAACTCTTAAAGTTCCAGGAAAGTCCAAAAAGGGTTTAAAGATTCGCTTGAGTAAACTGTTCCGAACTAAAAGCTGCAGCGGCTCCAATCACCTGCTGGACAAGAGGCCCTCAGTGACTTACTCGGTGTCGTCTGCCGGGAGTCTTATGGACATGGCGAGCAGCACGGGAGCTGAGAAGGatgcagacag CCACAGCCAGCCCAGACTGACCAGGGCCCACAGTGCCTTCTCCCCTGcatccctctctgcctccctttCTGCTTTCACGG GTGAGACTGTTTCCCTGGTGGATGTGGATATTTCACGGAGAGGTGCAAACACGCCACACCCTCCCacgcctccccctcctccacgcCGAAGTCTCAGTTTGTTAG ACGCCTTCCTTCGGGCCCTCCCACATTCAAGCTCAACAACCGCTGATGCTCCACCCCCTTCCAGACAAGCCCCACCCCCTATGCTGTGTGCACTGAGGCGGTCTGAAGCAAGCAACTTTACGGCcagtctgagagagctggagaaG TGTGGCTGGTACTGGGGTCCAATGAACTGGGAGGACGCAGAGATGAAGCTGAAGGGGAAACCAGATGGATCGTTCCTGGTCAGAGACAGTTCAGACCCCAGATATATCCTGAGCCTCAGCTTCAGGTCACAGGGAGTAACACACCACACACGCATGGAGCATTACAGAG GGACGTTCAGCTTGTGGTGTCACCCGAAGTTTGAGGACCGCTGCCACTCGGTGGTGGAGTTCATCGAGCGAGCCATCATGCACTCCAAGAACGGCAAATTCCTTTACTTCCTCCGCTCCCGAGTCCCAG GGCTTCCTCCCACCCCGGTTCAGCTGCTCTATCCTGTATCTCGCTTCAGTAATGTGAAGTCTCTACAGCATCTCTGTCGATTCTGCATCCGACAAATAGTCCGCATCGACCACATCCAGGAGCTTCCACTGCCCAG ACCACTTATATCCTACCTGAGTAAGTTTTATTACTACGACCCCGAGGAGGAGATGTACTTGTCAATCAAGACCATCAGGAGGGTGATGGGAGCAGATCGTGAGGCAGAGTCACAGACGTAG
- the sp2 gene encoding transcription factor Sp2 yields the protein MSEQQDSMATTVAVSPSEYLQPSTASTQDTQPSPLALLAATCSKIGPPAAQAPVTSPPPQPQPRRLLPIKPAPIAPAPPKNLGFLSAKGNVIQLPAGLGSQASGSPIVLTIQQSPARNNTTSSANIQYQMMPQIQGAQTIQVMQQGGQIQLIPGTNQAIITTPMTVQAPNAATAPVTPQKTVAIKPSPKLRKPNNSTTNMVQLPSGLTLPLNVATGEMGGTQIITETAAALPTPGKGRRGRKKKVILAAQPPPLPPAQAASPPPEQMETILIEAGDNIIQAGNNLLIVQSPGQPAMVQQVQLVQSKPESQVVQIPQQALKVVQAASATLPQVPQRQSVPTSLQVTPTEPSPTQFLFKTASGEWQSVQLQDSISTTTSPTTPVTPTNTTISPPTTAKRTLAGGRKERTLAKIAPAGGMISLNASPLSSAAQAVQTISINGVQVQGVPVTITNAGGQQHLTVQTMQGGGLQLATTQGQQAIQVDQTLTLELPSQPGEKKRRMACTCPNCKDADKRPGEIGKRKHICHVPGCEKTFRKTSLLRAHVRLHTGERPFVCNWVFCGKRFTRSDELQRHARTHTGDKRFECSQCQKRFMRSDHLTKHYKTHINTKNL from the exons ATGAGCG aaCAACAGGACAGTATGGCCACCACTGTTGCTGTCAGTCCCAGTGAATACCTTCAGCCCTCCACTGCTTCCACACAA GACACCCAGCCCTCTCCTCTGGCCCTCCTGGCTGCCACCTGTAGTAAAATAGgccctcctgctgctcaggcTCCTGTCACTTCTCCTCCACCGCAGCCACAGCCTCGCAGGCTCCTCCCCATAAAGCCAGCTCCAATCGCCCCTGCTCCACCCAAAAACCTGGGGTTCCTGTCAGCGAAGGGCAATGTGATCCAGTTACCTGCTGGCCTGGGCTCCCAGGCCTCTGGTAGTCCCATCGTACTCACTATCCAGCAGAGCCCGGCCCGCAACAACACCACCTCCTCCGCTAACATCCAGTACCAGATGATGCCACAGATCCAGGGTGCCCAGACTATCCAGGTGATGCAACAGGGAGGACAAATCCAGCTCATACCAGGCACCAACCAGGCCATCATAACAACCCCAATGACTGTTCAAGCTCCCAATGCTGCCACCGCTCCGGTCACCCCACAGAAGACTGTAGCCATCAAGCCCTCCCCCAAGCTGCGCAAGCCAAACAACTCTACGACAAACATGGTTCAGCTGCCGAGCGGGCTCACGCTGCCACTTAATGTAGCGACAGGTGAGATGGGAGGGACTCAAATCAtcacagagacagcagctgcTCTACCGACTCCAGGAAAAGGGcgaagagggagaaagaagaaaGTGATTCTAGCtgctcagcctcctcctctcccccctgcACAGGCTGCCTCCCCTCCCCCCGAGCAGATGGAGACCATCCTGATAGAAGCTGGAGACAACATCATACAG GCAGGTAACAACCTCCTGATTGTGCAGAGTCCTGGACAGCCAGCTATGGTGCAGCAGGTCCAGCTGGTCCAGTCCAAACCAGAGTCTCAGGTGGTCCAGATACCCCAGCAGGCCTTGAAGGTGGTGCAAGCTGCGTCTGCCACCTTGCCACAGGTCCCACAGAGACAGTCAGTCCCCACAAGCCTGCAGGTCACTCCAACAGAACCATCACCGACACAG TTCCTCTTCAAAACAGCGTCAGGTGAGTGGCAGTCTGTTCAGCTCCAGGACTCCATCTCCACAACAACGTCACCCACCACTCCGGTCACtcccaccaacaccaccatctCTCCACCAACTACCGCCAAGAGGACACTGGCAGGGGGACGGAAGGAACGGACTTTGGCAAAAATTGCACCAGCGGGGGGGATGATATCGCTCAATGCATCCCCGCTATCCTCAGCAGCTCAGGCGGTGCAGACAATTAGCATCAACGGGGTCCAAGTTCAGGGGGTTCCTGTAACCATCACAAATGCAGGGG GCCAGCAGCACCTCACTGTGCAGACAATGCAGGGCGGAGGACTCCAGCTGGCAACAACGCAGGGCCAGCAGGCCATCCAGGTAGACCAGACCCTCACCTTGGAGCTGCCTAGCCAGCCAGGAGAGAAAAAACGGCGGATGGCTTGCACCTGTCCCAACTGTAAAGATGCAGACAAGAG GCCAGGAGAGATTGGGAAGAGGAAGCACATCTGCCACGTTCCTGGCTGTGAGAAAACGTTTAGGAAAACATCGCTGCTCAGAGCTCATGTCCGGCTACACACCGGTGAAAGACCCTTCGTCTGCAACTGGGTTTTCTGTGGGAAACGTTTCACACGCAGTGACGAGCTGCAGCGGCATgccaggacacacacag GAGACAAGCGCTTTGAATGCAGCCAGTGTCAAAAACGCTTCATGAGGAGTGACCACCTGACGAAGCATTACAAgactcacataaacacaaaaaacctGTGA